The genomic DNA GCCTACCTCATGTGGGGGTTGTTCCCGCTCTACTTCCCGTTGCTGAAGCCGGCCGGCGCGATCGAGATCCTCTCGCACCGGGTGCTCTGGTCGCTGGTCGTCGTCTCCACCGTCCTCGCGGTCGCGGGCAACGGGTGGCGCCGCATCCCTCGCACCGGCCGCCAGCTGCGACTGCTCGCGATCGCGGCCGTGCTCATCGCGGTCAACTGGGGCGTCTACATCTGGGCCGTCAACCACGGGCACATCGTCGAGTCCTCGCTCGGCTATTTCGTGAACCCGCTCGTCACGGTCGCGCTCAGCGTGCTGGTCCTGCACGAACGGCTGCGGCGCTACCAGTGGCTCGCCGTCGGAGTGGCCGCGGCCGGAGTGATCGTGCTCACCGCCCAGGCCGGCCGGCCGCCGTGGATCGCGTTGATCCTGGCCGGCAGCTTCGGCTGCTACGGGCTGATCAAGAAGGTCGTCGGCGTCGAACCCGCCGCCGGGCTGGCGGTCGAGACCGCGGTGCTCGCGCCGCTCGCGCTGGGCTACCTGCTGGTCGCCGGCGCCACCGGTCACGGCACCTTCACCACCCATGGCCCCGGCCATGCCGTTCTGCTCGCCGCCGCCGGGCCGATCACCGCGGTACCGCTGATGCTGTTCGCGGCCGCATCCGTGCGCGTGCCGCTGTCCCGCATGGGGCTGATGCAGTACGTCACGCCGACGCTTCAGTTCCTCATCGGCGTCGCCGTCCGGCACGAGTCGCTGCCCGCACTGAAGCTGGGCGGCTTCCTTCTGGTGTGGGTCGCGCTCGCGGTGTTCACCGTCGGCGGCGCGCTCGCGCACCGTCGGAACCCGGCAGGTACGCCGGAACCGCACCCGCTGGATGCGGTGCCGGAGCCCGTCGCCTAGCGGCCCGTCACGCGCCGGTCGTGGTCGTGCCGACGCCGGCCAGCCGCGCGTTGTCGATGACCAACGCCGCCGGGCCGTCGACCAGCCGCAAGGTCGAGAGGGCAGTCTCGCCGAACGCGTTCTTCACCGCGCTCGACAGCGCGATCATGCCGATGACCGCACCGCCGTGACCGCGCAGCGGCATCGACAGGAAGGTCGCCATCGGCCGGTCGTCCTCATCGCCGAGCAACCCGTTCGGGTCCGCGAGCCGCAGCTCGAGGTCCGCGACCGACGCCGACTGACCCGCAGCGCCCGCCAGCGCGTCGACCGCGGCGTTGAGCATCCCGGAGTACTGCACCTGCGAGGTCTCCTGCGCCACGGCGACGTACGCCGTCCGCTCCTCGAGGAGCAGCACGGCAGCAAGGTCGTACTCGACGAAGCGCCGCAGGACATCGAGGACACCGGCGACCGTCTCCTCGAAACCGTGCGTGGTTGCCGCGAGTGCGGTCACCTCCGCGGCAACCGAGGTCTCGAACAGCTTCCGGTCGAGCAGGTCGCACACGCGCGAGAGCACGTCGTCGTCGCTGAGCTCGACCGGGTCCGCACGCAGCAGCTTGCGGCCCTTCAGCGCGGCGTTCGCCGCGTCGACCACCTCGTGTACGGCGGCGACCAGCTGCGGCGCCTCGAAGTCCTTCGTGAAGTAGCGCTCCGCACCGGTCTGCACGCCCCAGTAGCGGTCGCTCGCAGCGTCGAGCGACGTCAGCAGGATGATCGGGATGTCCGCGGTCTGCCAGTCGTCCTTCAGCAGCCGCGCGGCGACGTAGCCGGAGACGCGCGGCATCTGCACGTCGAGTACGACGGCGTCCGGCATCGTGGCGAAGACCTGCTGGACCGCGGACACCCCGTCCTCGGCCGCGACGATCTCGAAGCCCTCCTTACTGAGGACTGACGTCAAGATCCGGCGCAGCGTGGGGCTGTCGTCGGCGATGACCACGGTCGGCATATCGATCTCCTCTAACGTCCGACGAGGCGGCGTACCGTCTCGACGAGCTGCTCCTGGTCGAACTCGGTCTTCAGCAGGTAGGCGCTCGCCCCCGCTTCGAGACCGGCTCGTTGGTCCTCTTCGCTTACTCGGCTGGTCATGATCACGACTGGAACATGCTCCCAGCCACGGGTACGCCGGATCGTGCGCGTGAGGTCATAACCGTCCATCCCCGGCATCTCGACATCCGACAGGACGAGGTCGGCCGGCTCCTCACCCAGTCTGGCCGCGCCGTCGCTGCCGTCAACGGCCGTGGTGACGTCGTATCCGGCGGCTTCGAGAATCGCACGCTCGAGCTCCCGCACCCCGACGGAGTCCTCCACGACGAGGACACGCGCCCGGCGTACCAGTGGCTCGGTCGGGTCAGCGGTCGGCACCAGCGCGGAGTACGTCGCGGCCGGCTGGCTGCTGTCGAGGGTCAGCTCCCGCAGGTCGACAAGGCAGACCACGCTCCCGCTGCCGTCGATCGTGGCGCCGCTGATGATCGGCGGCCGGCCGAGAAACGCGCCGAGGTCCTTCACGACCAGTTCGCGCTCACCGTCGAGCGCCTCGACCGCCCACGCGACCTGGCGGTCGCCCTGCCGCACGACGACGGCGGCTTGCGGCGAGGCGTCGTTCGACTCGATGCCGAGCGCGCGACCCAGGTCGAGCAGCGGCAGCGTCTCGCCGTGTCGGACGACGACCGGGCTGCCGGCAAGCGAGTGCACGACCGCGTTCTTCAGCGACAAGGACTCGACGATCCCGGGCACCGGGAGGGCAAACTGCTCGTCGCCGATCCGCGCGATCAGGCAGCGGAGGACGCCAAGCGTGACGGGAAGCGTGAGCGAGAAGGTCGTGCCCGCGCCGGCACTGGAGCGCAGCTCGACCAGCCCACCGACGTCTTCGACCGCCGTGCGCACGACGTCAAGGCCGATGCCGCGCCCGCTTGCCTCGGTGATCTCGGAGCTGGTCGTGAAGCCCGGCAGGAACAGCAGGTCGTAGAGAGCGGAACCGCTCACCGTCGAGTCGGGGGCGAGCAGGCCACGAGCGATCGCCGCCGTGCGCAGACCGTTCTCGTCGATGCCGGAGCCGTCGTCGGCGACCTCGATGACGACCGTGCCGCCGGCCGCGCGGGCGGTGACGGTCACGGTCGAGTGCGCGGGCTTGCCGGAAGCGACCCGCTCCGAGGACGCCTCGCAGCCGTGGTCGACCGCATTGACGACGAGATGCTTGAGCGCGTCGGACACGCCGTCCAGGACCTGCTTGTCGAGCTCGACCTCCTGGCCGAGCAACACCAGCCGGACGTCCTTGCCGGACTCCGTCGCGAGGTCGCGGACAACTCGTGGCAACCCGGCCACGACCCGGCGGACCGGCACCATGGCCAACCCCATCGCGCCGTCGCGAACCTGGGCGAGCCGCCCCTGGGCGTCGTCGGCGAGCTCATGCAGGTCACGGGACGCCGCGATCATCTGGTCGTGCGCGGCAACCAGTCGCATCATCGCCTGGTGGGCGTCCGTACCGGTATCCAGGTGCGCAAGCGCATCCCTGAGCTCGCGCAGCCAGTGCGAGGTGTCGCCGACGATCGCGTCGATCGTGTTGCTCGTCTGCTCGAGCCGGCGCGAGTCGAGCTCGGCCTCACCGACCACGTCGATCAGCTCGTAAACCTTGGTCGCCGTGACGCGCACCGAGTCGACCCCGCGGCGCGGCGCCTCCTCGACCGGTTCGTCATCGTCGGTGCCGTGCGGCGCCCAGTGCGGCACCTCGACCGGGTCCTCACCCTCGGTCGCGCGCTCCATGGCGGACGCGAGCGCGGCCAGGTGGTCCGAGGGAACCGGCTCCTCGACACCGGGCATCGCACCGAGAATGCCGTCGCAGGAGGCGAGCAACAGGTTGACGACGTCCCGACGGACCGGAAGCCGGCCGTCGCGCAGCGCGCCGAGCAGGTCCTCGGCCCGGTGGGCCACCGCGAGGACGTCGGAGAGCCCCAGCATGCGGGCCGAGCCCTTGACCGTGTGGGCGTCGCGGAACAGGCCGGCGACGACCTGGCGCGGCGACGGGTGCTCCTCGAGCGCGAGCAGCCCGGACTGAAGCGAGGCGACCCGCTCCTCGACCTCCGCGCGGAAGGTCGCGAGCAGCTCGGGGTCGTCAGCCCAGCCGGGCATGGCGAACTCCCGCGGTGATCCTCACCTACTGTGCATCGGCGCGGGTCATTCCACCCTGAACCGTCCGACCGTCTCGCGAACGGTCTCCATCAGGTCTCTGAGGCGGGCCGCGGAGGCCGCGTGGCTGCGGGTCGCCGAGGTCGCCCCGATGCTCGCGCCGGTCACCTGGCGCATGGCGGCGACCACCGCGTCGCTCGCCTCACGCTGGTGCCGGGTCGCGGCTGTGATGTCCTCGACCGCCCGCGTGGTGTCGTCGACCCGCCCGCTGATCCGCATCAGCGCGGACTCGACCGCGTGCTGGCGGGCCAGCCCCTCGAGGACGGCCGCGGTCCCTTCCGCGTTGACCGCGGAGGTGGCGGCGACCTCGAACTCGAGCTCGGCCACGATCCGGGCGATGCCGGCGGTGGCGGAGCGAGCCTTGGCCGCCAGCGCGGTGATCTCCTCGGCGACGGTCGCAAAGCCGTAGCCGTACTCGCCGACCCTGGCCGCCTCGATCGAGGCGTTGACCCCGAGCATCGTCGTACGGCGAGCCAGCTCGTCGATGGAGCGCGTCATCGCGGCGATCCGTACGACCCGCTCATCGAGCCGGTCGGTGCGCGATCCCAGCTCCCGCACCCGCTTGCCGATGGCGACCATCGACGCGGTCGACTTCTCGACCGAGTGGATCCCGTCGTCGACGTCCTGGCGAGTCGTGCCGGCGAAGCTCGCGACCCGCTCCGCCGTCTCGGCGATCGAGTTGGCGGTCGCCGCGAGCTCTTCGATCGTGCTGGTGGTCTGGGCGACCGCGGAGCCCTGCTGCTCGACCGCGGCAACGTGGGTCGCGGCGGTGCCGGCCAGCTCGCCCGCGCTGTCCGCGAGCTTGTCCGCGACGGTGCTCAGCTGGCGGACCAACCGGCGAAGCGACAGGACGGTGTCGGCGAAGACCACGGCGAGGGTCGCGGTTGCCTGGTCGGCGGGGTTCTCCAGCGAGGGGACCCGCGACAGGTCGCCGGCGGCGACGTCGTCGAGCAGCGTGCTGAGCCGGCCGACATCGTTGATCAGAGCCAGTCGCTGCCGGCGCGCGGAGGCGACCGCTTCGTGGGCACAGCTGGCCAACGCACCCGCCGCCCAGCCGAAGAGCGGGCAGGCGGGGAGGATCACGACGAGCCGGCCGATGCCGGCGATGGTCAGGGTGTCCGAGACGCCCGCCGCGACGTAGATTCCGAGTGCCGCCAACGCGCCGACGATCAGGCCGAGCGCGGGGCCGAGGACCGCACCCGCGACGACGACGACCGGCAGGAACAGCACCCAGGTCGGAGCTGCGACACCGTCGGCGTTGGCCACGATCCCGGTGATCGAGACCAGCAGGCCGGCCATGAGAATGCAGCCGAAGCTACGCCGCTTCGCGGTGCTGAGCCGCACCGAGACGTCGGGATCGGTGACCAGGGCGGCCAGCCCCACCGCGGCGACCGCCGCGGCGATCGCCCACACCGTGACCGGCAACGGATGGACCCGGAGGGACGTGCTGTTGATCCTCGCCGCCGCGAGGGCGCAGCCGATCAGCAGCAGCAGGCTGCCGACAGTGACCCGCTGCGCGACCTGAAGCACCCGCTTGGCGAAGTGCGTTGCCTTGGTCTCGTCGTAGAGCGGGTCGACCTCCTGGTCGGTCTCGACGTACTCCTCGCTGACCACGGGCTCGATGCCGACCAGCTCGGCCAGCCGGCGTTCGACGTCGACCGGCAGGGCCGTGGTCACCGGAGTCACGATCGGCGGAACCAGCCGCAGCTGCGCGCCCTCGCGCGAACGGTCCGGCGCGTCGTCGCTGACGGCGAGGTCATCGGCCTTGACGTGGCGGACGCGGCCGGCGCGGCCGGCGCCGCTGCGACTCTGGGAGGCGCTCATCGCAGACCCGCGGCCGGCATCAGCCGGCATCCGGACGGCGGCACGCCGAACGGAGGAGCAGCGAATACGCCGAACGGCTCACTCGGGCAAGATCGGCGCGCTGCGGACCCGGCTTGAATCGGGTCCGCCGATCAGGCGACGCCTCAGGCGACCTTGAACTGGGCGATCGAGGCGCGCAGCTCCGCGGCGAGCACGGTCAGCTCGCTGGCGGCGGAGGCGGCCTGCTTCGAGCCGACGGCGTACTGCTGGGACACGTCGGACACCTGCGTCATCGCCGAGACGACCTGGTCGGACGCCGAGCGTTGCTGCTGCGTGGCGATGGAGATCTCCTTGGCGGCGGTGGTGGTCTCGTCGACCATCCCGCTGATCCGCTCGAGCGCATCGACGACGCCCCTCGCCAGATCGGACCCGACCCGCACCTCCTTGGCGCCCTCTTCGCTCGCGATGATCGTCGCGTTGGTCTCGCTCTGGATCTCGTTGACCAGCCCGGCGATCTGGCCGGTCGAGTCCTGCGCGCGCTCGGCCAGCTTGCGCACCTCGGAGGCCACGACCGCGAACCCTCGACCGTGCTCGCCGGCGCGGGCCGCCTCGATCGCGGCGTTGAGAGCGAGCAGGTTGGTCTGGTCGGCAAGGTCGTTGATGACCTCGAGGATCCGGCCGATCTCCTGGCTCTTCTCGCCGAGCGAGAGCGCACGTGCCGCGATGGAGTCGACCCGGTTGGCGATGGTGTCCATCGCGTCGACGCTGGCCTGGACGGCAGCCCGGCCGTCGTCGGCGTGCCGGAGGGTTTCCGCGGCGTACCTCGCGACTGCCTCCGACGTCTCGGCGATCTGCGCCGCGGTGGTGGCCAGCTCCTCGATGGTCGACGTCGTCTCGGTAACCGCCGAGGACTGCTGCGTCGCGGACGAGGAGTGCTCCTCGGCGGTTGCGAGCAGCTCGCCCGCGGCCGCACCGATCTGCTCGCCGCCAGTACGAATCTGGCTGACCAGCGCGCGCAGGTTGGTGACCGTGTTGGTGAATGCGACCGACAGCTGAGCCAGCGCCTCGTCGCGGCCGGCCTCGAGCGCGAGGCCGACCGACAGGTCGCCCTCCGCTGCCTGGGCGAGCACCTCGGACAGCTCGCCGACCCGGGCCTGGAGCTCGTCGCGCTCCGAACGGGCCATCGCCCGCATCGCCCAGATCGACTGAGAGAGCGCGCTGTTGAACCAGGTCAGCGCCGGGAAGATCGGGAGCACCAGCACCAGCCACGCGGCCGTCGTCGAGTCGACGCTGTGGGCGATCAACGCGGCGATCACCAGTCCGACCGAGTTGGCGACGCCGAGCGCCACCGCCTGCCACTGCTTGAGCGTGGTAGCCGCGAACAGCAGGGCA from Mycobacteriales bacterium includes the following:
- a CDS encoding response regulator, with amino-acid sequence MPTVVIADDSPTLRRILTSVLSKEGFEIVAAEDGVSAVQQVFATMPDAVVLDVQMPRVSGYVAARLLKDDWQTADIPIILLTSLDAASDRYWGVQTGAERYFTKDFEAPQLVAAVHEVVDAANAALKGRKLLRADPVELSDDDVLSRVCDLLDRKLFETSVAAEVTALAATTHGFEETVAGVLDVLRRFVEYDLAAVLLLEERTAYVAVAQETSQVQYSGMLNAAVDALAGAAGQSASVADLELRLADPNGLLGDEDDRPMATFLSMPLRGHGGAVIGMIALSSAVKNAFGETALSTLRLVDGPAALVIDNARLAGVGTTTTGA
- a CDS encoding response regulator; translation: MPGWADDPELLATFRAEVEERVASLQSGLLALEEHPSPRQVVAGLFRDAHTVKGSARMLGLSDVLAVAHRAEDLLGALRDGRLPVRRDVVNLLLASCDGILGAMPGVEEPVPSDHLAALASAMERATEGEDPVEVPHWAPHGTDDDEPVEEAPRRGVDSVRVTATKVYELIDVVGEAELDSRRLEQTSNTIDAIVGDTSHWLRELRDALAHLDTGTDAHQAMMRLVAAHDQMIAASRDLHELADDAQGRLAQVRDGAMGLAMVPVRRVVAGLPRVVRDLATESGKDVRLVLLGQEVELDKQVLDGVSDALKHLVVNAVDHGCEASSERVASGKPAHSTVTVTARAAGGTVVIEVADDGSGIDENGLRTAAIARGLLAPDSTVSGSALYDLLFLPGFTTSSEITEASGRGIGLDVVRTAVEDVGGLVELRSSAGAGTTFSLTLPVTLGVLRCLIARIGDEQFALPVPGIVESLSLKNAVVHSLAGSPVVVRHGETLPLLDLGRALGIESNDASPQAAVVVRQGDRQVAWAVEALDGERELVVKDLGAFLGRPPIISGATIDGSGSVVCLVDLRELTLDSSQPAATYSALVPTADPTEPLVRRARVLVVEDSVGVRELERAILEAAGYDVTTAVDGSDGAARLGEEPADLVLSDVEMPGMDGYDLTRTIRRTRGWEHVPVVIMTSRVSEEDQRAGLEAGASAYLLKTEFDQEQLVETVRRLVGR
- a CDS encoding methyl-accepting chemotaxis protein encodes the protein MDFSKKLSRVAAASTWVGIVLALIGALVLHYHPANGVHVHLAAVYGWEVFAIVNATLMTVLPSLQQRYDHVRRRITTYRLILLVSTMLSVSAAVAVSGGLRGPFWILYLPALLFAATTLKQWQAVALGVANSVGLVIAALIAHSVDSTTAAWLVLVLPIFPALTWFNSALSQSIWAMRAMARSERDELQARVGELSEVLAQAAEGDLSVGLALEAGRDEALAQLSVAFTNTVTNLRALVSQIRTGGEQIGAAAGELLATAEEHSSSATQQSSAVTETTSTIEELATTAAQIAETSEAVARYAAETLRHADDGRAAVQASVDAMDTIANRVDSIAARALSLGEKSQEIGRILEVINDLADQTNLLALNAAIEAARAGEHGRGFAVVASEVRKLAERAQDSTGQIAGLVNEIQSETNATIIASEEGAKEVRVGSDLARGVVDALERISGMVDETTTAAKEISIATQQQRSASDQVVSAMTQVSDVSQQYAVGSKQAASAASELTVLAAELRASIAQFKVA
- the rarD gene encoding EamA family transporter RarD, with translation MSEDRKGTVYGLAAYLMWGLFPLYFPLLKPAGAIEILSHRVLWSLVVVSTVLAVAGNGWRRIPRTGRQLRLLAIAAVLIAVNWGVYIWAVNHGHIVESSLGYFVNPLVTVALSVLVLHERLRRYQWLAVGVAAAGVIVLTAQAGRPPWIALILAGSFGCYGLIKKVVGVEPAAGLAVETAVLAPLALGYLLVAGATGHGTFTTHGPGHAVLLAAAGPITAVPLMLFAAASVRVPLSRMGLMQYVTPTLQFLIGVAVRHESLPALKLGGFLLVWVALAVFTVGGALAHRRNPAGTPEPHPLDAVPEPVA
- a CDS encoding methyl-accepting chemotaxis protein, whose amino-acid sequence is MSASQSRSGAGRAGRVRHVKADDLAVSDDAPDRSREGAQLRLVPPIVTPVTTALPVDVERRLAELVGIEPVVSEEYVETDQEVDPLYDETKATHFAKRVLQVAQRVTVGSLLLLIGCALAAARINSTSLRVHPLPVTVWAIAAAVAAVGLAALVTDPDVSVRLSTAKRRSFGCILMAGLLVSITGIVANADGVAAPTWVLFLPVVVVAGAVLGPALGLIVGALAALGIYVAAGVSDTLTIAGIGRLVVILPACPLFGWAAGALASCAHEAVASARRQRLALINDVGRLSTLLDDVAAGDLSRVPSLENPADQATATLAVVFADTVLSLRRLVRQLSTVADKLADSAGELAGTAATHVAAVEQQGSAVAQTTSTIEELAATANSIAETAERVASFAGTTRQDVDDGIHSVEKSTASMVAIGKRVRELGSRTDRLDERVVRIAAMTRSIDELARRTTMLGVNASIEAARVGEYGYGFATVAEEITALAAKARSATAGIARIVAELEFEVAATSAVNAEGTAAVLEGLARQHAVESALMRISGRVDDTTRAVEDITAATRHQREASDAVVAAMRQVTGASIGATSATRSHAASAARLRDLMETVRETVGRFRVE